One genomic segment of Myxococcota bacterium includes these proteins:
- a CDS encoding Z1 domain-containing protein → MSQDEVIRVVAAGERSWEPSAGPLSHGVVRRKLGDDPGAQNATLVAAQEILSQCNSPSADSEGATGLVVGYVQSGKTLSFTTVAAMAADNDFQLVIVIAGTTTKLADQSQERLTQDLGIEESTFPSWYHIHNPEPEDATRIRDVLAQWKMESVPKQDRRTVLVTVLKNHRRLENLFLVLERLEAAIGQVPSLIIDDEADQASLNTLVRRGELSTTYLNINLVRALLPRHTFLQYTATPQAVLLINLIDVLSPEFAHLLEPGSDYVGGPEFFADGSPLVAGIPPADIPSAANPLVDPPDSLERAMQVFFLGVASGRLRRDEKPKNRSMMIHPSKDTGDHTQFYGWVQAITRLWADILDLPPGDSARAELEEEFRRAHAELSRTVEDLETFEELQVHLLSAISNTELRLVNSLRQANREIKWNREYSWILVGGQVLDRGFTIEGLTVTYMPRGPGVWNADTIQQRARFFGYKRPYLGFCRVFLDTDVIRAYQRYVVHEDDVRGRLAAHVESGQSLRDLRRAFLLDRRLQPTRANVIDVDYARPLFRDGWCILNSPHRGEVDANRESARSFMLSNADRFEQVEGHPGRRDDHLHDVAYMRLAEVYSDLLVDIRVSDAEDSRKYTAALVMLDRWLSEHEGEMCAIYRMRPNFRARRQVRNDKIVRLLQGAHRDSAVYGGDRSMRDTNVTLQLHLLTLTDGPVRDDASTIVCEDVLAPVFWLSDEVVADVLVQDQ, encoded by the coding sequence ATGTCTCAAGACGAGGTCATTCGCGTTGTTGCGGCCGGTGAGCGTTCATGGGAGCCAAGCGCTGGACCGCTGTCCCACGGCGTCGTCAGGCGAAAGCTCGGAGATGATCCCGGCGCCCAGAACGCCACCCTGGTCGCAGCGCAAGAGATTCTCAGCCAGTGCAACTCCCCAAGTGCGGACTCCGAGGGTGCTACTGGCCTGGTCGTGGGTTACGTCCAAAGCGGGAAAACGCTGTCGTTCACGACCGTCGCCGCGATGGCCGCCGACAATGACTTTCAGCTGGTCATCGTCATTGCAGGAACGACGACGAAGCTCGCGGACCAATCGCAGGAGCGTCTCACGCAAGATCTCGGAATCGAGGAATCGACTTTTCCGAGCTGGTACCACATACACAATCCCGAGCCGGAAGATGCAACCCGGATACGGGATGTTCTCGCTCAGTGGAAAATGGAATCGGTGCCAAAGCAGGACCGCCGGACCGTTTTGGTCACGGTACTCAAGAACCACAGGCGGCTCGAGAATCTCTTCTTGGTACTTGAGCGGCTTGAAGCCGCGATCGGTCAAGTGCCGTCGTTGATCATCGACGACGAGGCCGACCAAGCTAGCCTTAACACACTGGTGAGACGCGGCGAACTCAGCACAACGTATCTGAACATCAACCTAGTTCGAGCCCTCCTTCCTCGACACACGTTCCTTCAATACACGGCGACGCCACAAGCGGTGCTTCTGATCAACCTGATTGACGTGCTTTCTCCGGAATTCGCGCACCTGTTGGAACCCGGCTCAGATTACGTGGGCGGTCCAGAGTTCTTTGCGGACGGTTCTCCACTAGTCGCAGGAATCCCCCCCGCCGACATCCCCAGCGCAGCCAACCCCCTTGTCGACCCGCCGGATTCGCTTGAACGAGCCATGCAGGTGTTTTTTCTGGGGGTCGCTTCCGGCCGGCTCCGCCGAGACGAAAAGCCGAAGAACCGCTCCATGATGATCCACCCGTCCAAGGACACTGGCGACCACACGCAGTTCTATGGATGGGTGCAGGCGATCACGCGTCTCTGGGCCGATATCCTCGATCTGCCACCTGGTGACTCGGCTCGTGCGGAACTCGAGGAGGAGTTTCGCCGGGCGCACGCAGAGTTGTCGCGGACCGTCGAAGACCTCGAGACGTTCGAAGAGCTTCAAGTTCACTTGCTTTCTGCGATTTCGAACACTGAACTCAGACTGGTCAACTCCCTCCGCCAGGCCAATCGCGAGATCAAATGGAATCGTGAGTACTCGTGGATTCTGGTCGGGGGCCAAGTGCTCGACCGGGGTTTTACGATCGAGGGTCTTACCGTCACCTACATGCCGCGCGGGCCCGGAGTCTGGAACGCTGATACGATCCAACAGAGAGCACGGTTCTTCGGCTACAAGCGCCCGTACTTGGGATTCTGTCGCGTATTCCTGGACACTGATGTCATTCGGGCGTACCAGCGGTATGTCGTGCACGAGGACGACGTGCGTGGCCGGCTTGCGGCGCATGTCGAAAGTGGTCAGTCGCTAAGGGATTTGCGCCGAGCGTTTCTGCTGGACAGGCGGCTACAGCCGACCCGCGCGAACGTTATCGACGTTGACTATGCGCGGCCCTTGTTCCGAGACGGGTGGTGCATTTTGAATAGCCCGCATCGGGGAGAGGTCGACGCGAATAGAGAATCGGCTCGTAGCTTCATGCTGTCGAACGCCGATAGGTTCGAGCAGGTCGAAGGGCACCCGGGTCGTAGGGATGATCACCTTCACGACGTCGCCTATATGCGACTTGCCGAGGTCTATAGCGATCTTCTCGTTGACATTCGTGTGTCCGATGCGGAAGACAGCAGGAAGTACACAGCCGCGTTGGTCATGCTGGACCGATGGCTCAGCGAGCATGAAGGAGAGATGTGCGCAATCTATCGGATGAGGCCGAATTTTCGGGCTCGACGGCAGGTTCGGAATGACAAGATCGTTCGCCTACTCCAGGGCGCCCATAGGGATAGCGCAGTCTACGGTGGCGACCGGAGCATGCGGGACACGAACGTTACGTTGCAGCTTCATCTCTTGACTCTGACAGATGGACCGGTGAGAGATGATGCATCCACCATAGTTTGCGAGGACGTGCTGGCTCCCGTTTTCTGGCTTTCGGACGAAGTGGTCGCGGATGTCCTCGTCCAAGACCAGTAA
- a CDS encoding TetR/AcrR family transcriptional regulator, which produces MGRPSLAEQRQAEILEGFERCVLRDGIAHTTMTAIAKEIGCQRTLINHYFGGTDELVRALVEKLTEDQRREFREFSSASKKTGAALMVDYLFRRLPKGGNALVRALRADGGSSANESLAKMYQDSARLLGTFLQREIPGATPARCRATATSIVCLAMSRFQLSALGVRDRELAGLRASAETLIDALESG; this is translated from the coding sequence CGAACAGCGGCAAGCGGAAATACTCGAGGGATTCGAACGGTGCGTACTTCGCGACGGAATCGCGCACACGACGATGACCGCCATCGCGAAGGAGATCGGCTGCCAGCGGACGCTCATCAACCACTACTTCGGTGGCACGGACGAGCTGGTTCGTGCCCTCGTCGAGAAACTCACGGAGGACCAGCGGAGGGAGTTTCGTGAGTTCTCGTCCGCTTCGAAGAAGACCGGCGCTGCGCTGATGGTCGACTACCTGTTCCGACGACTGCCGAAGGGAGGCAACGCGCTCGTTCGTGCGCTGCGTGCGGACGGAGGAAGTTCGGCGAACGAGAGCCTCGCGAAGATGTACCAGGATTCTGCGAGGCTGCTCGGCACGTTCCTGCAGAGAGAGATCCCAGGAGCGACTCCGGCGCGATGCCGAGCGACCGCGACGTCGATCGTCTGTCTGGCGATGAGTCGATTCCAGCTCTCGGCCCTCGGCGTACGCGACCGCGAGCTCGCGGGCCTCCGAGCGTCGGCAGAGACGCTGATCGACGCGCTCGAAAGCGGGTGA
- a CDS encoding ATP-binding protein produces MDVSESSSVNIRPGVAVLSVLQHLNYKPWFALAEFVDNSLQSAIASDKKLQALEGPLYKTRVEIDIEASEPGRIVIRDNAAGIPLADFPRAFRPAEVPLDREGLSEFGMGMKSAACWFAARWSVRTSALGEPFARRVEFEIDKIVNDRLEELEVEATPCDPDSHFTEIELLDLNYTPVGKTVSKIKEHLADIYRVFLRAGTLKLVVRGEDIQYEEPEVLVAPKFSPAHEASGEALEWRYNLEEFDFGDGLSARGFVALRKTGSTRYAGFSLFRRNRLIVGSGDEKYRPKQIFGNANDFEYQRIFGELHLEGFDVSHTKDGFQWDDNEEPFLELLREAISTDALDLLSQARNYRVRPTRKDRQRAAATSVSKTEEALKQHGEEALLAASEEAPDEASPPEALQPAEFSTSRDFDIDFEERRWKVTLELVDDPAVGSWLEVSDAESSDGREALHLRMALTHPFTERFGASDAVKLEPLVRIAAGLGLAEKVARDGGAKRAPAVRIKLSRILELALSKS; encoded by the coding sequence ATGGACGTCTCTGAATCAAGCAGCGTGAACATTCGACCGGGAGTCGCGGTGCTCTCGGTGCTCCAGCACCTCAACTACAAGCCTTGGTTCGCGCTGGCCGAGTTCGTCGACAACTCCCTCCAGAGCGCAATCGCCTCCGACAAGAAGCTCCAGGCCCTCGAGGGTCCGTTGTACAAGACCCGAGTTGAGATCGACATAGAGGCGAGCGAGCCAGGACGTATCGTGATTCGTGACAACGCAGCGGGAATACCACTGGCAGATTTCCCGAGGGCGTTTCGCCCGGCAGAGGTTCCTCTCGATAGAGAGGGTTTGTCTGAGTTCGGGATGGGAATGAAGAGCGCCGCGTGCTGGTTCGCGGCGCGATGGTCGGTGCGAACCAGCGCGCTCGGTGAGCCGTTCGCTCGTCGCGTCGAGTTCGAGATCGACAAGATCGTGAATGACCGGCTGGAAGAGCTCGAAGTCGAAGCCACACCATGCGATCCGGATTCCCACTTCACTGAGATCGAGCTCCTCGACCTCAATTACACACCGGTCGGCAAGACAGTTTCGAAAATCAAGGAGCACCTAGCGGACATCTACCGTGTTTTTCTCAGAGCAGGAACTCTTAAGCTGGTCGTTCGAGGCGAAGACATCCAGTACGAGGAGCCGGAAGTCTTGGTGGCACCAAAGTTCTCGCCAGCGCATGAAGCATCCGGAGAAGCGCTGGAATGGCGCTACAACCTTGAGGAGTTTGATTTCGGCGATGGTCTTAGCGCCCGAGGTTTCGTAGCCCTCCGAAAGACAGGAAGCACGAGATACGCCGGGTTCTCACTGTTTCGCCGGAATAGATTGATTGTCGGGAGCGGGGACGAAAAGTATCGACCGAAGCAGATCTTCGGGAACGCCAACGACTTTGAGTACCAGCGAATCTTCGGCGAGCTGCACCTAGAAGGGTTTGACGTCTCTCACACGAAGGATGGCTTTCAATGGGACGACAACGAAGAGCCGTTTCTTGAGCTTCTGCGCGAGGCAATCTCGACCGACGCGCTTGACCTACTCTCCCAGGCACGAAACTATCGAGTCCGCCCCACCCGCAAAGACCGTCAGAGAGCGGCCGCCACGTCAGTCTCGAAGACCGAGGAGGCGCTCAAGCAGCACGGAGAAGAAGCTCTGCTTGCTGCATCGGAGGAAGCACCCGACGAGGCGTCACCTCCTGAGGCTTTGCAGCCGGCCGAGTTCTCGACATCAAGGGATTTCGATATCGACTTCGAAGAGCGCCGATGGAAGGTGACGCTCGAACTCGTTGATGATCCCGCTGTTGGAAGCTGGCTCGAAGTGAGCGATGCAGAATCATCAGACGGGCGCGAGGCGTTGCACCTGCGAATGGCATTGACGCACCCATTTACAGAGCGCTTCGGAGCCTCCGATGCCGTAAAGCTCGAGCCCCTCGTGAGGATCGCCGCAGGGTTGGGACTTGCAGAAAAGGTTGCTCGGGACGGTGGAGCGAAACGCGCCCCGGCTGTACGCATCAAGCTAAGTCGGATTCTCGAACTCGCACTATCCAAGAGCTGA